GGTAGGGGCGGCCGGCAGCGACCTCCGCGCGAAGCAGCTCCCCCATCCGCGCGATCTGCGGCGCGACGGGTTCGAGCGCCTGCGCCCAGCCGTGGTCGACGAGTTCGGCGAGCGGCCGGGGGCCGCTCATGCGCCGAGTGTCCCGACGATGACGCCGGCCGGCTCGTCGAGCACCTGCCAGACGCTGCCCTCGCCGAACACCGCGAAGCCTTCGTCGGCGACGACGAGCACCGTGCGCTCGTCGATGCCGACGCCGCCGTCGACGAGCCCCGCCTCGGTCGCCGCGATGAGCCGCGACAGGGTGCCCCACTGGACGGCGTGCACGTCGACCGCCAGATCGATGAGCCCGAGCCCCTCGGCGACGGTCACCTCGTCGAGGTCCTCGGCCGCCTCCTCGGGGCACACCGCGACACCGTTGATGCGCCACCCGCCCAGGAGCGCGCGATCCGCGGCGATCATGGCGCCCGCCGAGAAGCCGAGGTACGGGAGGCCGTCGGCGACGAGCAGCCGGATCTCCTCCACGAGCGGGTCGACCGCGGCGAGGTAGGCGGGGGTGAGCCCGCCGCCGATGACGAGCCCGTCGATGGCGGTGAGCACGGAGGCCGGGAACTCCTCCCCGCTCGGGATGATCGAGACGACCGGCTCGCATGCCGCGACCTGCCGGAACGACTCCGGGTACCCGCTGCGGTACTCGGCCGACGGCGAACCGTCGTCCACCACGATGAGCACCGCGATGCGCGGCACCATGCGCCCGCTTCCCGCGGCGCGTGCGGCAGCCTCGGCGAGAAACGCGGAGGTGACCTCGGGATCGCCCTCCGGGGACCATCCGCCGCCCACCAGATGCACGCTCACGAGACCGCCTCGGCGGGGTAGGCGACCGGGCCGGCCGAGCTCCACGGGAACATGATCCACCGGTCGGTGCGCCGCCAGGTGTAGTACGGCTCGTGCACGGTCCCCGGCTTGGAGTAGAGGCACACGGTGCGCACCTCGCCGCCGCCCGCCTGCAGCAGTTGCAGCACGAGGTCGAGCGTGCGGCCGGAGTCGGCGACGTCGTCGGCGAGCAGGATGCGCTTGCCGGCGAGCGACTCGCGGTCGAGGGTCGGGGGCAGCACGACCGGCTCATCGAGGCGCGACTCGACGCCCGTGTAGAACTCGACGTTGAGGGTGCCGATCATCTTCACGTCGAGCGCATAGCCGAGGGCGCCCGCGAGCGGAAGCCCGCCTCGGGCGATGCCGACGATCGCGTCGGGACGGAAGCCGTCGCCCGCGATCGCCTCGGCGAGCTCCCGCGATGCCCGCCCGAACAGCCCCCAGTCCAGAATCTCGCGCTCGTCGTCCGTCATGGCACCACGGTAGCGAGCCCGCGCAGCACTAGCATCCGAGAATGCCTACCCGTGGCGCCAGCGTCGGCGCGATCACCTTCTCCCTCGTCGGCTTCCTGTTCCTCGTCGAGCTCACGAGCGGCATCCTGCAGGGCTTCTACGTGCCCCTCATCCCGGATCTCGTCGACCACCTCGGCATCAAGGACGGCGACTTCAACTGGTTCGAGGCGGCGCAGCTGCTGCTGTCGGCGATCGTGGTGCCGATCTTCGCGAAGCTCGGCGACATGTTCGGCCACAAGCGGATGCTGCTCATCACGACCGCGCTCACCGCGGGCGCCACCTGGTGGCTCGCGACGACGACGACCTTCACGACCTTCCTGCTGGCCTGGGCGCTGCAGGCGTTCTACGTGGTGTGGCTGCCCCTCGAGGTGGCGCTCATCTTCGACCGCGGGCGACGCACCGGTCGCGGAGCCTCCCAGACCCGTCGCTCGGCGGGCTTCCTCGTGGTGGCGCTCGAGGTGGGCGCCATCGTCGGTGCGCTCGGGGCGAGCCGGGTGCTGGCGGCCTTCGGCGGGGACATCATGCTCACGCTCTTCGTGCCCGCGGTCGTCGTGTCGCTCGTGTTCTTCGCGATCCTCTTCGGGGTGCCGGAGTCGGAGCCGCTTCCGGGGCGGCGTCTCGACGGCATCGGCTTCCTCCTGCTGTCGGTGGGGCTCGTCGTCATCATGGTCGGGCTCGGCTGGATCCGGCTCGACAGCTCGGCCGCGGGCGTGCTCGCGACCGTGGGCCTCATCGTGATCGGACTCGGGGTGCTCGTCGGCTTCGGCGTCTGGGAGCTGCGGCATCCCGATCCCGCGATCGATCTGCGCGTCATGAGGCAGCCGACGATGTGGCCCGTGCTCGTCACGGCGGGACTGTTCGGCATCAGCGTGCTCGGCGCGCAGGCGCCGCTCGCGACCTACGCGGGCACCGACCCCTCGGTGGGCTACGGTCTCGGGCTCGACACCGACGCCCGCTCGAACCTCATCGGGGTGTATCTCGTGTCGATGATCGTCGGCGCGCTCGCCTTCGCGGCCGTGTCGCGACGTCTCGCCCCGCGGTTCTCGCTCATCCTCGCGACCGCATTCGTGGCGCTCGGTTACCTGCTGTTCCTGCCGTTCCACCTCGAGACCTGGCAGGTGGTCGCCAACATGGCGATCGCCGGCATCGGATCCGGTGCGCTCGTCGCAGCCCTCCCGGCGGCGGCCGCGGCGGCGGCTCCGCGCGGGCAGACCGGCGTGGCGTCGGGCATGACCAACACCACCAAGACGATCGGCGGCGCCTTCGCCTCCGCGATCTTCGGCGTCGTGCTCGTGACGGGCGCCTCCGAGGTGGCCGGCACGGTCGCACCGCTCGCCGGCTACCTGACGGTGTGGGCGATCTGCGGCGGCGGCGCACTCGTGGCGATGGTGCTGCTGTTCTTCGTGCCCAAGCTCGCCTTCGCCGACGTCGAGCCCGAGACGCCCGCCGAACCGGGGACCGCCGCGGAGCTCAGCTCCGCGGCGTGAGCGGGCCGCGGTGGATCGTGCGCACCGCCGACTGCGCGACCGGCTTGATGGTCACCAGGTCGAGGTTCACGTGCGCGGGCAGCTCGGCGGCGTGCACGATCGCCTCGGCGATGTCCTCGGCGACGAGCGGGTTCACGACGTCCGCGTACACGGCGTCCGCGGCCGCCGCATCCCCGCGGTAGCGCACGAGCGAGAAGTCGGTCTTCACCATGCCGGGCGCGATCTCGATCACCCGCAGCGGCTCGCCGCCGAGTTCGAGCCGCAGCACCGCCATGAGCGCGTGCTCGGCGTGCTTGGCGGCGTTGTAGCCGCCCCCGCCCGGATACACGACGTGGCCGGCGATCGAGGTGACGGCGAGGATGTCGGCGACGCCGCGGTCCCGAGAGCCGGTGCGCAGCGCCGGCAGCAGGGCCGCGATGACACGCTGCGTGCCGAGCACGTTGGTCTCGAACATGACGCGCCAGTCCTCGGGGTCGCCGTCCTCGATCGACTCCGCGCCGACCGCGCCGCCCGCGTTGTTGACGAGGGCGTGCAGGGTGTCGCCGACCTCGGCGCGCAGCCGCGCCACGTCGGCGGCATCCGTCACGTCGGCGACGATCGGGGTGAGCACGCCCTCGGCCTCGAGCGCCGCGAGCCGGTCGGCGCGGCGTGCGACGCCGATCACCTCCCAGCCGTGGGCGGCGAACAAGCGGGCCGTCGCCTCCCCGATCCCGGAACTCGCCCCTGTCACGACCACGCGATACGCCATGCCCCCACGTTATGCGATGGGAGAAGTGCATAACGCTGCAGCGTTGTGCAGACGGCTACTCGGCGGAGGGGATCTCGTAACCGCGGTCGACGCGCTTCGGGAGCACGAAGACCAGGGCGAAGGCGGCGACCGCGAAGATCGCCGAGACGAGCATCGCGTGCGCGGCGCTCTCGGCGAACGACGAGGCGACATCCGTCGGCCCCGAGATGTCGAGGGTGCCGAAGAACACCGAGCCGATCACCGCGATGCCGATCGCCGAGCCGATGCGCTGCATCGTGCCGATGACCCCGGATGCCGCACCCGCCTCCGCGCGGTCCACCGTCGCGACGATGAACTGCGCGTTGGGCGCGATGAACAGGCCCGATCCGATGCCCGCGACGGCGAGCGGCGCGAGCAGCTCCCAGTTCGTGAGGTCGGCGGCCGGAACCAGCAGCAGCACGAGCCACACCGCGATGAGCCCGAGCGACACGAGCCCGGTGCCGATCACGAGCGCGGTGCGACCGAAGCGGTGCGCGATCCGGTCGCTCTGCGAGGCGCCGACGATCGAACCGAGGGCGAACGGGATCGACACGAGCCCGGACTCGAGCGCGGTGTGGCCGAGGCCCGCCTGCCAGAGGATCGAGATCGTGAAGAAGATGCTCGTGAACGCCGCGAAGTAGACGAGCGCGAGCACGACGCCGCCCGTGAAGGCCGGGTGGCTGAACAGGTGCGGGGGCACGAGCGGCGTGGTGCGGCCGCGGCGGGTGAGGAGCACCTCCCACAGCGCGAACAGCACGATGAGCACGACACCGCCGGCGAGCGACAGCCAGGTCCACAGCGGCCAGTCCTGGTCCTGGCCTTCGATGAGCGGCACGAGGATCGCCACGAGACCGCCGCCCAGCAGCAGGAATCCGAACCAGTCGGCGCCCTTGGCATCCGCGCCCTCGGCGCCCGAGGGGAGGATGAGGATCGCGGCGATCACCGCGAGCACGCCGAACGGCAGGTTGACGAAGAAGATCGAACGCCATCCCTCCGCGTCGCCGAGCGCCTCGATGAGCAGGCCGCCGACGATCGGGCCGAGTGCGGTCGAGACGCCGATCGCGGCCCCCATGATGGCGAACGCCGTGCCGCGCACGCGCCCCGGGAACATGAGCTGGATGAGCGCGGTGACGGGCGGGAAGAACATGCCGCCGAACAGCCCCTGGGCGACGCGCGCGATCACCAGGTGGCCGCCGTCCGCCGCGATGCCGCAGAACAGGCTCGCGACCGTGAAGCCCGTGAGGCCCACGATGAACACCCATTTGTGCCCGAAGCGGTCGCCGATGCGGCCCGCGGGGATGAGCACGAGTCCGTAGGCGAGGGCGTAGCCGGCGATGATCCAGGAGAGGGTGGCCTCGTCGGCGCTGAGGCTCGTGCGGATGGTGGGGAGTGCGACGTTGACGATCGTCGTGTCGAGCATGCCCATCGCGACGCCGAGGATGAGCACGGCGAAGGCGAGCCAGGCCTTCCGCGGCACGGCGGGGACCGTGGCGGGGGCGACGGGGGTGTCGGTCATGAGGGGTCCTTTCTCGTGAGCTCGTCGGCGATGAGCTCGGGGAGTCGGCGGGTGAGCTGCTCGTGCCAGTCGACCTCGGCGCGCAGCCGGTGGATCGTGTGCTGGAGCACGAACAGCTCCATGGGGGTCAGGTAGATGCGGATGCGCTCGATGGTGGCCTCGCGCTCGGCGATGCGACCGCGCAGCTCGACGAGGCGGGCCTTGATGTGCTCGGGCAGCTCGTCGAGGCGGTCGCGGTCGAGGCGCGAGAGCGCGAGATCGACGGGGTCGGGCCGCAGGACGACCTCATGGAGGGTCTCGACCCGCAGCCGCGCGAGTTCGGCACGGCCGGCGGGGGTCGCCCGCCAGACCTGGCGCTCCGGGTACGCGCCGTCGCGTTCCGTGCGCGCCTCCTCGATGAGGCCGTCGGCCGCGAGGCGTTTGAGCGCGCCGTAGAGCGCGCCGACCGAGATGTCGGTCCACAGCTGCACGTGCTCCTGCTCGGCGAGGCGCCGCAGCTGGTGACCGTGCATCTCACCCTCGTCGACGAGCGCGCCGAGGATGTAGAGGCGGATGGACGACATGGCACTACTCTCGCACGAGTAGTCAATCAAGAGCAAGCTTGCCGCCGCCGACGATGTGACGCCCCATGTCGAGACGGATTGCCGCCCTTCGAGGCCCGACGTATCGTTCCGCAGGGAGCGGGCGCACGCCCGGCCCACACCCGAATCGCCGAGCGAGGAGCATCCATGTCGGACTGGAAGTTCGAGACCAAGCAGATCCACTCGGGCGCCGCCCCCGACCCGGTCACCAATGCGCGGGCCACCCCGATCTACAAGACCACCTCGTACGTGTTCAACAACGCGGACCACGCGAAGAACCTCTTCGCGCTCGCCGAGTTCGGCAACATCTACACCCGCATCCAGAACCCGACCCAGGCGGTCGTCGAGGAGCGCGTCGCGGCGCTCGAAGGCGGCACCGCCGCCCTGCTGGTCGCCTCCGGCCAGGCGGCCGAGACCTTCGCGGTGCTCAACATCGCGCAGGCCGGCGACCACATCGTCTCGTCGAGCTCGATCTACGGCGGCACCTACAACCTCTTCAAGTACACGCTCGCCAAGCTCGGCATCGAGACGACCTTCGTCGAGAACCAGGACGACGCCGAGGAGTGGCGCGCGGCGGTCCGCCCCAACACGAAGCTCTTCTTCGCGGAGACGGTCGGCAACCCCAAGATCAACGTGCTCGACATCGAGCTCGTCGCCGAGGTCGCCCACGAGAACCGCGTGCCGCTCATCGTGGACAACACGATCGCGACCCCGTACCTCATCCGGCCCTTCGAGCACGGCGCCGACATCGTCGTGCACTCGGCCACCAAGTTCCTCGGCGGCCACGGCACGGTCATCGGCGGCGTGATCGTCGACGGCGGAACCTTCGAGTGGTCGAAGAACGTCGACAAGTTCCCCGGCCTCACCGAGCCCGACCCCTCGTACCACGGCGCCAGCTACACGACCGTGCTCGGCGACGGGATCGCCTACATCATCAAGGCGCGCGTGCAGCTGCTGCGCGACCTCGGTGCCGCGATCTCGCCCGACAGCGCCTTCTCGCTCATCCAGGGCATCGAGACCCTGTCGATCCGGGTGGAGCGCCACGTGCAGAACGCCCAGGAGATCGCGGAGTGGCTCGAGAACCACCCGGATGTCGCCTCGGTCAACTACTCGGGCCTCCCCTCGAGCCCCTGGTACGCCGCAGCCAACAAGTACGCCCCGAAGGGCGTCGGTGCGGTGCTCTCCTTCGAGCTCAAGGGGGGCGTCGACGCGGGCCGCACCCTCGTCGACAACGTGAGCCTGTTCAGCCACCTCGCCAACATCGGCGACGTGCGCAGCCTCATCATCCACCCCGCGTCGACCACGCACTCGCAGCTCACGCCCGAGCAGCAGCTCACCGCCGGCGTCACCCCCGGCCTCGTGCGCCTCTCGGTCGGGCTCGAGAACATCGACGACCTCAAGGCCGACCTGCAGTCCGGCTTCGACGCGGCACGCCGCGTCGTCGCCGCCAACGCCAACGCATAAGGCCGCACAGCACGACAGCGCCCCGCCGGGTACCCGGCGGGGCGCTGTCGTTCCGCCGGCCGGAAAGGCCGCCGGCGCCGCGGCCACGGTAACGCTCTGCGCTCCACGCTCCGGCGCGCGCGTGTAACACAGTCGATCGGCGCGGAAGAATGGGCGGGATGGACTGGCAGACACTCGAAGACGCGGTGCCCTCCGCGTTCGTCACCGAGTCCAACCGGCGCGCCATCTCGGCGAAGCCGCCCGCCTCCGGCGCCTGGCGGATCGGCGACGACCCCGGTGACCGCCTGTTCGAGCAGCTCGGCCCCCTCGAGTTCGAGCGCGGGGGAACGCTCCCGGCCGTCACGATCGCCTACGAGACCTGGGGCACCCTCAACGCGGCGGGCGACAACGCCGTGCTCGTCCTGCACGCCCTCACCGGCGACAGCCACCTCGTCGGCCCGCCCGGCAACGGCCATCCCACCGCCGGCTGGTGGTCGGGGCTCGTCGGCGCGGGCAAGGTGCTCGATCCCGAGCGCTGGTTCGTCGTCGCGCCCAACATGCTCGGCGGCTGCCAGGGCTCGACCGGACCGGCATCGGTCGCGCCCGACGGCGTCGAGTGGGGTTCGCGCTTCCCCTACCTCACCATCCGCGACCAGGTCGAGGCGCAGCGGCGGCTGAGCGATGCGCTCGGCATCCGGCGCTGGGCGGCCGTCATCGGCGGGTCGATGGGCGGCATGCAGAGCCTCGAGTGGGCGATCACCCATCCGGAGCGGGTGGAGCGGTTCGCCGTGCTCGCGGCTCCCCCGTTCTCCTCCGCCGACCAGATCGCGCTCAACTCCGTGCAGTCGGAGGCCATCCGCATGGATCCCGCCTTCGCCGGCGGCGACTACTACAACGCGGAGGACGGCGAGGGTCCGCATGCGGGCCTCGCGCTCGCGCGGCGGATGGCGCTGCTCAACTACCGCTCCCCCACCGAGCTCGACGACCGCTTCGCCCGCAGCTGGCAGAGCGGGATCAATCCCATGGGGGGCGGCGGCCGCTTCGCGGTCGAGAGCTACCTCGACTTCCACGGCAACAAATTCACCCGACGCTTCGACGCCAACAGCTACCTCGTGCTCGTGGACGCCATGAACTCGCACGACGTCGGGCGCGATCGCGACGGGGTGAGCGCCGCCCTCGCCCGTGCGACGGGGCTCGGGCTCGTGCTCGGCGTCGACTCCGATCGGCTGTTCCCGGTGCCCGGTCAGCAGATCATCGCGCGCGGCATCCCGAACAGCCTGAGCGGTCCCGAGCCCGTCGTGATCTCCTCCCCGTTCGGCCATGACGCCTTCCTCATCGAGAATGCGCTCGTGAGCGCGGAGCTCGAACGGCTGCTCGAGGCCTGATCGCGGCACGGCTCGGGCGTGGCACCCCCGTTCGGGGGATCGGGCATGCCACGATGGGTCCGAGGAGGCCCCGGTCACCCGCGGGGTGGAGTGCGCGATGGATCTGATCGCCAAGGAACGCGACCGCGTGCTGCAACGCGCTGCGCGCATCTACGGCCTGAGCTTCACCGCCGTCGCCGCCGCCTGCTACGTGCTCCCCGGCGCCGTCGACGGCCCGCTCGCCCTGTGGGGCGGGATCGGCCTGCTCCTCGTGCTCGCGGGAAGCCAATTCGCCCTCGGGGTCTCCCGGAACCCGGTCTGGATCATCGTCCCGCTCGCCGCAGGACTCGGCGTCGTGGCCCTCGCGACCGCGGGCGGCTCCGCGGCGGTCGGCGAGGGCGGGATGACGGCGCTGCAGCTGCTGCTGTCGGGAGCGCTCGCCTCGGTCGCGATCGTCCTCACCGGGACGGTCGGTCGCGTGCTGAGCCTCGGGCTCGCCTTCGTCGGCGTCACCGCCGTCTCCCTCTGGCTCACCTCCGCCTCGCAGGAGCCGCTGCGCACCGGCGCGCTGCTGCTGCTCGGCTGGATCCTCACCGCGGCGATCGGCATGTGGGTGTCGGGCGGGGTACCGCAGGTGAGCAAGCGCATCGCGAGCATCGGCCGCGCCCACCGCGCCGAGCGCCAGGCGAGCGAGCTCGAGGCGCAACGTCGGCAGTCCGCGCGGCTGCTGCACGACACCGTGCTCGCCACCCTCACCCTGCTCGCCCACTCCGGCGTCGGGGTCACCCCCGAGGCGCTGCGCCAGCAGGCCGCCGACGATGCGCGCCTGCTCCGCCAGTTGCGGCTCGGCTCGACCCCCAACCCGCAGTCGTCGGGCAGCTACCAGCTCGGCTCCGGCGGCGAGTCGGAGCCGGTGCTCGGACGCACCCTCGAATCCGTGAAACAGCGCTTCGGGCGGATGGGGCTCGAGGTGAGCTGGCACGGCACCGGGCAGGTGCTGCTGCCGAGCGAAGTGCTCGACGCCTTCCTCCTCGCCCTCGCCGAATGCCTCGAGAACGTGCGCCGCCACTCGGGGGTGACCCAGGCCCACGTCACCATCACCGACGACGACACCACGGTCCGCGCGATGGTGACCGACGCGGGCGTCGGTTTCGACATCGCCGACATCGACGAGGCGAAGCTCGGCTTCGCGGAGTCGGTCGTGGCGCGGCTGCGGGATGTGGGAGGCAACGCGCGGCTGTTCTCGTCCCCCGGCGCGGGCACCACGGTCGTGCTGGAGGTGCCCCGATGACGGCAGGGCTCCCCGAGGAGAACACCCTCGGCATCATCGTCGGCAACGCCGCGCGTGCCGTGTCCAAGACGGCGCGCAAACTGGGTCACGCGGGCGCGCGCCCCAGCCTCGGCGGCTCCTTCCTGGCGCTCGGCGCCGACATCCTCGTCGTGCTGCGCGCGGTCTACGGGCTCAGCTGGTTCATTCTGCTGTGGGATCGCTACCCGCTCCCCGGAGCCGCCGCGAGCGCCTGGGGGGTGCTGATCGTGGTGATCGTCGGCACCATCATCGGCACCCGCCTCGGCGGGGACCGGATGCCGACCTGGGCCTTCATCCTCGTGCTCGGCGGACTCGCGACGACGGTCGCCCTCGACTTCGTCGCCGTCTGGGATCTCGGCGACCCCGGACGCACCCTCACCGCGGCGACCGCGGCGGGCATGGCGCTGCTGCTCGTGGTGACCCAGCGCGGCGCGGCGGAGGTGCTGACCGCGGCCGGCGTGCTCGGCGTCGCCCTCGCGGTCGCGATGTTCCTCGACACCCCGCCGGGAACCCCCTTCGACGCGGACCATCTCGCACCGCTGCTGTCGGTCGTCGCCTTCGCCGTGCTGCCCGCCGTCATCGGCGTCGTCGTCGTGAGCGGGTACCGGCGGATGGTGCAGCTCGAGCTCGACCGGGTGCTCGTGCAGAGCAACGTGTCGGCCCCCCGCTTCGCCGTCGGCATGCTCGCCTCCGAGGAGCTCGCACGCCTCGACCTCGCGGCGGAGCGCCTCCTCGACTCGATCGCCACCAAGAAGACCGCGCTGCCTCTCACGCCGAAGACGGCCTCGATCGCCGCATCGCTCGCGACCGAGTTGCGGCTGCACCTCATCGAGGGCCGCCGTGAGACCTGGCTGTACCACGCGATCAGCGAATCCGAGATGCTCGGCAAGTCGGTCACGCTCGTCGACAAGTCGGCACTCGCCGGCCTCCTCGACCCCGCCCAGCGCGACGGCCTGCTCTCGACGGCCTGGCTGCTCGTGAGCGACACCCGCAAGAAGACCAACCCGAACCGCGCCGTCACGGTGCAGATCGGTCCCGTCGCGCCCGCGACGACCCCGCGCACCGACCGCAAGATCCTCGTGCCGATCGCGATCACGAGCACCGGTATCCGCCGCAATCGTGTCGATCCGTCGATCTGGGCCGCACTCGGTCGGGTCGGGCGCTACTCTGACTCCACCGAGGGTGGAAGTCTGCGTGTCGACATCGAGGCGCTCGTCGACAACCCCGCCGACGTCTGACCCCCCAGCCACCGAAGGAGAGGCGCCCATGGCAGCCCCCATCCGACTCGCCGTCGTCGATGACCACCGCATGATCCTGAGCGGACTCGCCAACTGGATCCGCAGCGCGACGGACGAGATCGACGTGGTCGCCGAGCTCTCCAGCTGGCCCGAGCTGCTCACGCACCCGAGCTTCCCCGTCGACGTGGTGCTGCTCGACCTCGACCTCAAGGACAACATCCCCGTCGCCGTGAAGATCTCGGCCCTCAAGGCGAGTTCGGTGCGCGTCGTGCTCATGAGCACGTACTCGGAGCCCAACGTCGTGCGCGAGGCGCTCGCCGCCGGCGCGCTCGGCTACCTCGTGAAGACGGAGGATGCCGAGATGATCGTCGAGGCGATCCGCGCCGCGTCGCAGGGCGAGAGCTTCGTCTCCGCAGAGCTCGACCTCGCGATCAACGCGGCCGACATCGGCGGGGCGCCGAAGCTCTCCGCTCAGGAGCGCCGGGTGATGGCGCTCTACGGCGGCGGCGAGCCGGTCAAGGCGGTCGCCTACCAGCTGGGCATCTCCGAGGAGACGGCCAAGAGCTACCTCAAGCGCATCCGGGAGAAGTACCGGGTGGCCGGCATCGACGTGGGCACCAAGGTCGCGCTGCGACGCCGCGCCATCCAGGACGGCATCCTCATCCAGGACACCCCCACCGGCTCCTTCTGACCCCGGGCCCATGGCGCGGCTGGAGCCGCGACCCTGCGGCGGGAGAAACGCCCCCCGCTACGCGGTCACGGCTCCCGCTGCGCCACGAACCGGACGGCTCGTGATCCAGGCGCCGGTCGCGGCGATGAGGATGCCGGGGGCGCACAGCACGAGGCCCAGCCAGGTGGGCGCGAGGTAGCCCCAGCCCGCCGCGATGACCGCGCCGCCGAGGAACGCCCCGAGGGCGTTCCCGATGTTGAGCGCGGAGTGGTTGACCGCGGCGGCGAGCGTCTGGCTGTCGCCCGCGACATCCATGAGACGGGTCTGGATGGTCGGCGAGAGGGCCGAGGCCGCGACCCCCACTCCGAACAGGAAGCCGAACAGACCCGCCGGATGCTGCGCGGTGAGCGCCAGTCCGACGAGCATGAGCGCGAACACCCCGAAGCTGAGGAACAGCGCCCGGAGCACGCCGCGGTCGGCCGCCCAGCCGCCGATGATGTTGCCGACCGTCATGCCGACTCCGAGCGTCACGAGCGCCCACGGCACGATGGCGGCGGGCAGTCCGGTCACCTCCGTCGTGAGCGGGGCGACATAGCTGTAGACGGCGAAGAACCCGGCGAATCCGATCGAGCCGGTGAGCAGCGCGAGCCACACGGCGGGGCGCCGGAAGGCCCCGAGTTCGCGGCGCGGGGTGGCCTCGGGGTCGCCGGGCTGGATCGGAACCGTGAGGCGGATGGCGACGACCGCGGCGGCGAAGATCGCCGCGACGACGAGATAGGCGGCCCGCCATCCGGCGTTCTGCCCCAGCGCGGTGATGAGCGGCACGCCGACGACGTTCGCGATCGTGAGACCCGAGAGCACGAGCGCCACGCCCTGACCGCGCTTGCCGGGTCCCATCAGCCGGGCGGCCACGAGTGCGGCGATGCCGAAGTACGCGCCGTGCGGGAGCGCCGCGATGAACCGGAACATCACCACGAGGGCGAAGGTCGGGGCGAGCGCCGAG
The Protaetiibacter larvae DNA segment above includes these coding regions:
- a CDS encoding response regulator transcription factor — translated: MAAPIRLAVVDDHRMILSGLANWIRSATDEIDVVAELSSWPELLTHPSFPVDVVLLDLDLKDNIPVAVKISALKASSVRVVLMSTYSEPNVVREALAAGALGYLVKTEDAEMIVEAIRAASQGESFVSAELDLAINAADIGGAPKLSAQERRVMALYGGGEPVKAVAYQLGISEETAKSYLKRIREKYRVAGIDVGTKVALRRRAIQDGILIQDTPTGSF
- a CDS encoding MFS transporter encodes the protein MTDLAPPLSPARTRLALLALALGGFGIGSTEFVAMGLLPQIAQDLLPDAWAHAQDDAIAQGGVMIAAYALGVVVGAPTIAVFAARLPRRTILLGLTVAFTIGTIASALAPTFALVVMFRFIAALPHGAYFGIAALVAARLMGPGKRGQGVALVLSGLTIANVVGVPLITALGQNAGWRAAYLVVAAIFAAAVVAIRLTVPIQPGDPEATPRRELGAFRRPAVWLALLTGSIGFAGFFAVYSYVAPLTTEVTGLPAAIVPWALVTLGVGMTVGNIIGGWAADRGVLRALFLSFGVFALMLVGLALTAQHPAGLFGFLFGVGVAASALSPTIQTRLMDVAGDSQTLAAAVNHSALNIGNALGAFLGGAVIAAGWGYLAPTWLGLVLCAPGILIAATGAWITSRPVRGAAGAVTA
- a CDS encoding sensor histidine kinase, which gives rise to MDLIAKERDRVLQRAARIYGLSFTAVAAACYVLPGAVDGPLALWGGIGLLLVLAGSQFALGVSRNPVWIIVPLAAGLGVVALATAGGSAAVGEGGMTALQLLLSGALASVAIVLTGTVGRVLSLGLAFVGVTAVSLWLTSASQEPLRTGALLLLGWILTAAIGMWVSGGVPQVSKRIASIGRAHRAERQASELEAQRRQSARLLHDTVLATLTLLAHSGVGVTPEALRQQAADDARLLRQLRLGSTPNPQSSGSYQLGSGGESEPVLGRTLESVKQRFGRMGLEVSWHGTGQVLLPSEVLDAFLLALAECLENVRRHSGVTQAHVTITDDDTTVRAMVTDAGVGFDIADIDEAKLGFAESVVARLRDVGGNARLFSSPGAGTTVVLEVPR